Proteins from one Streptomyces genisteinicus genomic window:
- a CDS encoding L,D-transpeptidase — MRQQLLKRAGRRAGLVLAGAGLIAGLAACTGAGDGGEGKPRSPDETIQVTPRDGAKDVGPDGPLHVRLTGGRLERVEVTRVEAAGSAEVPGRISGDGLRWAPEEGARLGLAAKYSVDVVALDGQGRRTARHTTFTTAVPERRFIGYFKPENRSTVGTGMIVSFSFNRAIENRAAVERAIRVTSDPPVEVAGHWFGAERLDFRPRAYWKPGTRVTVDMRLRDVAAARGVYGIQQKKVTFTVGRSQVSTVDAAAHTMRVVRDGALLATVPITAGAPKTTTYNGKMVVTEMYDVTRMNGATVGFTTKDGRGEYDIKDVPHAIRLTTSGTFLHGNYWADPEIFGSENVSHGCVGLRDDKGGSSESPAGWFFDRTLIGDVVEVVGSKDRTVAPDNGLGGWNLDWESWRKGSALR; from the coding sequence GTGAGACAACAGCTTCTGAAGCGGGCAGGGCGGCGCGCGGGACTCGTACTGGCAGGGGCCGGGCTGATCGCGGGGCTCGCCGCGTGCACCGGCGCGGGGGACGGCGGCGAGGGCAAGCCGCGCTCGCCGGACGAGACCATCCAGGTGACGCCGCGGGACGGCGCGAAGGACGTGGGCCCGGACGGGCCGCTCCACGTCCGGCTGACCGGCGGACGGCTGGAGCGGGTGGAGGTGACCCGGGTCGAGGCGGCGGGCAGCGCCGAGGTCCCGGGCCGCATCTCCGGCGACGGGCTGCGCTGGGCGCCCGAGGAGGGCGCGCGGCTGGGGCTCGCGGCCAAGTACAGCGTCGACGTGGTCGCCCTCGACGGGCAGGGGCGGCGCACCGCCCGGCACACGACGTTCACCACGGCCGTCCCCGAGCGCCGCTTCATCGGCTACTTCAAGCCGGAGAACCGGTCGACCGTCGGCACCGGCATGATCGTCTCGTTCTCCTTCAACCGCGCGATCGAGAACCGGGCGGCCGTCGAACGGGCCATCCGGGTGACGTCCGATCCGCCGGTCGAGGTCGCCGGCCACTGGTTCGGCGCCGAGCGGCTCGACTTCCGGCCGCGCGCCTACTGGAAGCCGGGCACCAGGGTGACCGTCGACATGCGGCTGCGCGACGTGGCGGCGGCGCGCGGGGTGTACGGCATCCAGCAGAAGAAGGTCACGTTCACGGTCGGGCGCTCGCAGGTGTCCACGGTCGACGCCGCGGCCCACACGATGCGGGTGGTGCGCGACGGTGCGCTGCTCGCGACGGTCCCGATCACCGCGGGGGCCCCGAAGACCACCACGTACAACGGGAAGATGGTCGTCACCGAGATGTACGACGTGACCCGGATGAACGGGGCGACGGTCGGTTTCACCACGAAGGACGGACGGGGCGAGTACGACATCAAGGACGTGCCGCACGCGATCCGGCTGACCACCTCGGGCACCTTCCTGCACGGCAACTACTGGGCGGATCCGGAGATCTTCGGCAGCGAGAACGTCTCCCACGGCTGCGTCGGGCTGCGGGACGACAAGGGCGGCAGCAGCGAGTCCCCGGCGGGCTGGTTCTTCGACCGGACCCTGATCGGCGACGTCGTGGAGGTCGTGGGCTCCAAGGACCGGACCGTCGCACCGGACAACGGCCTGGGCGGCTGGAACCTCGACTGGGAGAGCTGGCGGAAGGGTTCGGCCCTGCGCTGA
- a CDS encoding L,D-transpeptidase — MNGQPISGVSVRAGRGRGGARLSALALGALLVLTACGGGDDGKDGARSDGKGGGSVENAASQAVVNIAPKDGADAVATTGALKVTAEKGKLTTVTVQDDKGTAVEGKISADGASWEPLHHLAGSTKYKVHAVAKDADGRESAKDTTFTTLVPQNTFIGHYTPENGSTVGVGMPVSINFTRGITNPEGVEKAIKVTAEPSVPIEGHWFGNDRLDFRPEKYWAAGTKVTVKLNLDGVEGREGVYGKQAKSFTFTIGRSQVSTVDAAAHTMSVVRDGKEIKNVPITAGAPSTTTYNGQMVISEKYKVTRMNGATVGFGGEYDIKDVPHAMRLSTSGTFVHGNYWASAGTFGSANVSHGCIGLRDVRGGYDKGMPSAWFYDNSIIGDVVVVKNSKDKQIAPDNGLNGWNMSWAEWTK; from the coding sequence GTGAACGGGCAGCCGATTTCGGGGGTATCGGTCCGGGCCGGACGCGGGCGCGGGGGCGCCAGGCTGTCCGCCCTGGCGCTGGGGGCGCTGCTGGTGCTGACGGCCTGCGGTGGCGGCGACGACGGCAAGGACGGCGCGCGGTCGGACGGCAAGGGCGGCGGCTCGGTGGAGAACGCCGCGTCCCAGGCCGTGGTGAACATCGCGCCGAAGGACGGGGCGGACGCGGTCGCCACCACGGGCGCGCTGAAGGTGACCGCGGAGAAGGGCAAGCTGACCACGGTCACGGTGCAGGACGACAAGGGCACCGCGGTCGAGGGGAAGATATCCGCCGACGGAGCGAGCTGGGAGCCGCTGCACCACCTGGCCGGCTCCACCAAGTACAAGGTGCACGCGGTCGCGAAGGACGCCGACGGCCGCGAGTCCGCGAAGGACACCACGTTCACCACGCTGGTCCCGCAGAACACCTTCATCGGCCACTACACGCCGGAGAACGGCTCGACCGTCGGCGTCGGCATGCCGGTCTCCATCAACTTCACCCGCGGGATCACCAACCCCGAGGGCGTGGAGAAGGCCATCAAGGTCACGGCCGAGCCGAGCGTGCCGATCGAGGGCCACTGGTTCGGCAACGACCGCCTCGACTTCCGTCCGGAGAAGTACTGGGCGGCCGGCACCAAGGTGACCGTCAAGCTCAACCTCGACGGCGTCGAGGGCCGGGAGGGCGTCTACGGCAAGCAGGCCAAGTCCTTCACGTTCACCATCGGCCGCTCCCAGGTCTCCACCGTGGACGCCGCGGCCCACACCATGAGCGTGGTGCGGGACGGCAAGGAGATCAAGAACGTCCCGATCACCGCGGGCGCCCCGTCGACCACCACGTACAACGGTCAGATGGTCATCAGCGAGAAGTACAAGGTGACCCGGATGAACGGCGCCACCGTCGGCTTCGGCGGCGAGTACGACATCAAGGACGTGCCCCACGCGATGCGGCTGTCCACCTCGGGCACCTTCGTCCACGGCAACTACTGGGCCTCCGCCGGGACCTTCGGGTCGGCGAACGTGAGCCACGGCTGCATCGGCCTGCGGGACGTACGCGGCGGCTACGACAAGGGCATGCCCTCGGCGTGGTTCTACGACAACTCCATCATCGGCGACGTCGTGGTCGTGAAGAACTCCAAGGACAAGC